The following proteins are encoded in a genomic region of Neisseria perflava:
- a CDS encoding TonB-dependent receptor domain-containing protein has product MSTFTPKPKIIILSLASAFSTLTVANAIETSAQPKQYQELDTVVVSGKRTNDQKGADDVYYKNVSNAYVGKEYLERYRVQSAGDVLKGLNGVYNMNTRTAGGAITPNIRGITGKGRIPVTVDGTEQTIDVWMNNYGVGDRNYLDPALFRSIAVEKSPALTRGVKSGVGGAVTIRTIEPADIIPEGKKFGFQLKTEFSNNSNKQANNLNQWLGWEDYRTLPFGATADGAGGGVDPHTGKQSPQALVADGLTPPKHKSGRDNWRFGNDRSYMAAAAFKTELSDGLAAYSYRDKGNYFAGRKDAEGYLHNPVYDLQKCGDEGGSEFDCKNSATFVPNMAKVYHPGVEVFNSNIRTKTLLLKNNWHLPSNHKLGWQYMRTDVRFGEINPFHATYVMNMEEHNPSSRPRSLSPQMQSIDSNIRTDTYKLGWDWKPENSRWIDLQANLWRIKTNSTRHQSGGMDLSAARPDPYYDAWYWCTKRGQLPPDYADNYSSCGSLLNDYGINGLSKEEVMKILPNENGQYRVLSGAEQKTRVSRTGFDLNNRFRLHPRLNMTLSADYQNEKLEEEVDVVNSQDLFNLAGMATGMTKIAGPRGGKRREWGTNLVFDWQATDRLKISAGIRYHNFRGFDTALAEGRARRDPRYQAGGGDSGTYSDGVYIPYFELVGDRERRDWDAVSEQSRRAHQSGDDAAIAAANRAMQAHGARYKLPKEYNSSEYKVYDQYQYIGSDGLAYGDGTGYYGNNSQNHPLYRVRPVYVPFVNGKLDSGSLPEHFHDFVKNYQEKVANPQGLNQSHYRYWAGLGNSENCIRNSVITCLDHYKAGKLSNMGVGYPETGGDTGSEHKIINKHYTEEQYWAQPKPIRAHAWAPTVAVSYDLTDNNRLFVRYAQMTRFPSVYEVGSFYNDLDYVGSPKAPNFRFKPERSRSLEIGYNFNFAPHFARLRQGDMRLTYYRNRIRNVIETTDHFRTVQYDSKDTAGLEWQGRIDSGRFFAALGATYRLKQQMCDRDTAFDFDPYGYKGIPVCIEGGYGSTRGYQALQPKYSVNLDAGMRALGEKLEFGLRGIYHSRVNTKQYDQLLKRGLGHIFNSTGKPYHWNPSLTWDVYGRYQVHKNLNVNLGITNLTNRYYLDPMSNVPAPGPGRTVTFGLTAKF; this is encoded by the coding sequence ATGTCTACTTTTACTCCCAAACCCAAAATAATTATTCTCAGCCTTGCCAGCGCATTCAGTACATTAACCGTTGCTAATGCCATCGAAACCTCAGCTCAACCCAAACAATACCAAGAATTGGATACCGTTGTTGTCAGTGGCAAACGTACCAACGACCAAAAAGGCGCGGACGACGTGTATTACAAAAACGTCTCCAACGCCTATGTTGGCAAAGAATACCTCGAACGCTACCGCGTCCAATCCGCCGGCGACGTACTCAAAGGCTTAAACGGCGTGTACAACATGAACACCCGCACCGCCGGCGGCGCGATTACGCCCAACATACGCGGCATCACCGGCAAGGGCCGCATCCCCGTTACTGTGGATGGTACAGAGCAAACCATAGACGTATGGATGAACAACTACGGAGTGGGCGACCGCAACTACCTCGACCCCGCCCTATTCCGCAGCATCGCGGTGGAAAAAAGCCCCGCCCTCACGCGCGGCGTGAAATCGGGCGTCGGCGGCGCGGTAACCATCCGCACCATCGAACCCGCCGACATCATCCCCGAAGGGAAAAAATTCGGCTTCCAACTGAAAACGGAGTTCTCCAACAACAGCAACAAACAGGCCAACAACCTCAACCAATGGCTGGGCTGGGAAGACTACCGAACCCTGCCTTTCGGCGCGACGGCCGACGGCGCGGGCGGCGGCGTCGACCCGCATACCGGCAAACAAAGCCCGCAGGCCTTGGTGGCTGACGGCCTGACCCCGCCCAAACATAAAAGCGGCCGCGACAATTGGCGTTTCGGCAATGACCGCAGCTATATGGCCGCCGCCGCCTTCAAAACCGAACTTTCAGACGGCCTGGCCGCCTACAGCTACCGCGACAAGGGTAACTACTTTGCCGGACGCAAGGATGCGGAAGGCTACCTGCACAATCCGGTATACGACCTGCAAAAATGCGGCGATGAAGGCGGCAGCGAATTCGACTGCAAAAACTCCGCCACCTTCGTGCCCAATATGGCCAAGGTCTACCACCCCGGTGTGGAAGTGTTCAACAGCAACATCAGGACCAAAACCCTGCTGCTGAAAAACAACTGGCATCTGCCTAGCAACCATAAACTTGGCTGGCAGTATATGCGCACCGACGTGCGCTTCGGCGAAATCAACCCCTTCCACGCCACCTATGTGATGAATATGGAAGAGCACAACCCCAGCAGCCGCCCCAGATCATTGTCGCCGCAGATGCAAAGTATCGATTCCAATATCCGCACCGACACCTACAAACTCGGCTGGGACTGGAAGCCCGAAAACAGCCGCTGGATAGACCTGCAGGCCAACTTGTGGCGCATCAAAACCAACTCCACCCGCCACCAGAGCGGCGGCATGGATTTGTCTGCCGCCCGCCCCGACCCCTATTACGATGCCTGGTACTGGTGTACCAAACGCGGACAACTTCCGCCAGATTATGCTGACAACTACAGCAGCTGCGGCAGCCTGCTGAACGATTACGGCATCAACGGTTTGAGCAAAGAAGAAGTGATGAAAATCCTGCCCAACGAAAACGGACAATACCGTGTGCTTTCCGGAGCAGAACAGAAAACCCGCGTCAGCCGTACGGGCTTCGACCTCAACAACCGCTTCCGCCTACACCCGCGCCTGAACATGACCCTGTCCGCCGACTATCAGAACGAGAAGCTTGAGGAAGAAGTGGATGTGGTTAACTCTCAGGATTTGTTCAATCTTGCCGGCATGGCCACCGGCATGACGAAAATCGCCGGCCCGCGCGGTGGCAAACGGCGCGAATGGGGAACAAACTTGGTATTCGACTGGCAGGCCACCGACCGTTTGAAAATCTCCGCCGGCATCCGCTACCACAACTTCAGGGGCTTCGATACCGCCCTGGCCGAAGGCCGCGCCCGCCGCGACCCACGCTATCAGGCCGGAGGTGGCGACAGCGGCACTTATTCGGACGGTGTGTACATCCCATATTTCGAGCTGGTTGGCGATCGGGAGCGGCGCGATTGGGACGCGGTATCCGAACAGAGCCGACGTGCCCACCAGTCAGGCGATGATGCCGCCATCGCCGCCGCCAACCGGGCTATGCAGGCGCACGGCGCACGCTATAAACTGCCGAAAGAGTATAATAGTTCGGAATATAAGGTATACGACCAGTATCAATATATCGGCAGTGACGGGCTTGCTTATGGTGACGGTACAGGTTATTATGGTAATAATTCTCAAAATCATCCGTTGTACCGGGTGCGCCCCGTATATGTGCCGTTTGTGAACGGCAAGCTGGACAGCGGTTCGCTGCCCGAACATTTCCATGATTTTGTGAAAAATTATCAGGAAAAGGTTGCCAATCCACAGGGATTGAATCAGTCACATTACCGATATTGGGCAGGGTTGGGGAATTCTGAGAACTGTATAAGAAATAGCGTAATAACCTGTCTTGATCATTACAAAGCAGGAAAACTATCCAATATGGGTGTCGGTTATCCGGAAACCGGCGGTGATACCGGATCAGAACATAAGATTATCAATAAACACTACACTGAAGAGCAATACTGGGCGCAGCCCAAACCGATACGCGCCCATGCCTGGGCGCCGACCGTCGCCGTCAGCTACGACCTGACCGACAACAACCGCTTATTCGTGCGCTACGCGCAGATGACCCGCTTCCCCAGCGTGTACGAAGTCGGCAGCTTTTACAACGACCTGGACTATGTCGGATCGCCCAAAGCGCCGAATTTCCGCTTCAAGCCGGAACGCAGCCGCAGCCTGGAAATCGGCTACAACTTTAACTTCGCACCGCACTTTGCCCGGCTGCGCCAAGGCGATATGCGCCTGACCTACTACCGCAACCGCATCCGGAACGTAATCGAGACCACCGACCATTTCCGCACCGTGCAATACGACAGCAAGGATACCGCCGGGCTGGAATGGCAGGGCCGCATCGACAGCGGCCGCTTCTTCGCCGCGCTGGGCGCGACCTACCGCCTGAAACAGCAGATGTGCGACCGCGACACGGCCTTCGATTTCGACCCCTACGGCTACAAAGGCATACCGGTCTGCATCGAAGGGGGCTACGGCAGCACGCGCGGCTACCAGGCACTGCAGCCGAAGTATTCGGTCAACCTTGATGCGGGCATGCGCGCCTTGGGCGAGAAACTCGAATTCGGCCTGCGCGGCATCTACCACAGCCGCGTCAATACCAAGCAATACGACCAACTGTTGAAGCGGGGTTTGGGGCATATCTTCAACAGCACCGGCAAGCCCTACCATTGGAACCCCTCGCTGACATGGGACGTGTACGGCCGCTATCAGGTGCACAAAAACCTCAACGTCAACTTAGGCATTACCAATCTGACCAACCGCTACTACCTTGACCCGATGTCCAACGTGCCCGCCCCCGGGCCGGGCAGGACGGTTACCTTCGGGCTGACGGCGAAATTTTAG
- a CDS encoding Slam-dependent surface lipoprotein: MSIFKQTLLAATLCGVFGAAVAAPEGGSSQKRKDGYWITVKPGTSSWQPFGAGKAGLAFSTDNGHSWSNSINLEDGPVKHIGIKYKQGTQKVPINGNDPYANVDGTRNPHYLTLKDVKPVIGWFYNPPLGQVWYENRHNNTEVYSVRQMANPAIPAAPKFGGLVIAKVPGMNGSDGNVFFGEWAPRKGNPPQNSTDLNMADGKRTVWYVGDNPTRNMPKLVNAKYNVLGVNKHTPGRNDFYTGTLTANYGTGSGSLTGSISRPGDSVNFAGTNIRSNGTFDNGKVNEHITGRFYGNSAEALAGIVDRAGADKDVAFGGRKQ, encoded by the coding sequence ATGTCTATCTTCAAACAAACCCTGTTGGCCGCGACGCTGTGCGGTGTTTTTGGCGCAGCCGTCGCCGCTCCGGAAGGTGGTTCAAGTCAAAAAAGAAAGGATGGCTATTGGATAACGGTCAAACCAGGTACCTCCAGTTGGCAGCCCTTCGGTGCTGGCAAGGCAGGCTTAGCATTCAGTACCGACAACGGCCATAGTTGGTCAAACTCCATCAATCTGGAAGACGGCCCGGTTAAACATATCGGTATCAAATATAAACAGGGCACACAGAAAGTTCCGATTAACGGCAACGACCCCTATGCCAATGTGGACGGCACGCGCAATCCGCATTATCTGACCTTAAAGGATGTGAAACCGGTAATCGGCTGGTTCTATAATCCGCCGTTGGGACAGGTGTGGTATGAAAACCGCCACAACAACACCGAAGTATACAGCGTGCGCCAGATGGCCAACCCGGCCATTCCCGCCGCACCCAAGTTCGGCGGCCTAGTCATCGCCAAGGTGCCGGGTATGAACGGCAGCGACGGCAACGTGTTCTTCGGCGAATGGGCACCGCGCAAAGGCAATCCGCCGCAAAACAGTACGGATTTGAATATGGCGGACGGCAAACGCACCGTTTGGTATGTAGGCGACAATCCGACCCGAAATATGCCGAAGCTCGTTAATGCTAAATACAATGTATTGGGCGTGAACAAACACACTCCCGGCCGCAACGATTTCTACACCGGTACACTTACCGCTAATTACGGGACAGGGTCAGGTTCACTGACAGGCAGTATCTCCCGTCCAGGTGACAGTGTAAACTTCGCCGGTACCAATATTCGGAGCAACGGCACATTTGACAACGGCAAGGTGAACGAACATATTACCGGCCGTTTCTACGGCAACAGTGCGGAAGCCTTGGCCGGTATCGTGGATCGCGCGGGAGCAGATAAAGATGTAGCCTTCGGCGGTCGCAAACAATAA
- a CDS encoding surface lipoprotein assembly modifier, which produces MKHHFCLLFLPLCTVCLAAPSDDAADERRRLLDEGSRQTQQYRESGWLDTEQAHGEVGENDDYIMIDGTVYQVGDTAEELESAIYHALNARQWHKVRQFAARYAKLPQHKPALIHLADALQKRDEGDFHAAGNSFQTALEAEPDNPRLLLEAGRFYAEDNQNKESAAAFEKVLKTDIPAETRPIVENYLSELGKRRRWHGQISLGYGYNSNVNQGNGINQCVWEISGMCLMERTLPAPTDSTFSSYSATAEKTIPLKGHHGVLVRGVLYGNRYTEKDKDSTAMPDYSYHNSSLYAGYAYADTRSSFSLLPYFEYDFRNRHTHYRAWGVDADWSRTLSPRWRVNARAGAKKTGYSGQSKDYFADYKQYELGAGTEFSLTSKSGLFANFDATRKAYPEKSSSSKEYTTRLGAYSFFSSGTYLNAILLHRRSLYDAASFVSDNKRRRDNQYIMIAAVGFPQWNLKGVYPEFRFRRSISHSNTAHYRYRQNEWLLNFKYRF; this is translated from the coding sequence ATGAAACACCACTTCTGCCTGCTTTTTCTACCGCTCTGTACGGTCTGCCTTGCCGCCCCGTCCGACGATGCCGCGGACGAACGCCGCCGCCTGCTGGACGAGGGCAGCCGCCAAACGCAGCAATACCGCGAAAGCGGCTGGCTGGACACGGAGCAGGCACACGGGGAAGTGGGAGAAAACGACGACTACATCATGATAGACGGTACAGTCTACCAAGTCGGCGACACGGCGGAAGAGTTGGAAAGCGCGATTTACCACGCCCTCAACGCGCGGCAGTGGCACAAGGTGCGCCAGTTCGCTGCCCGCTACGCCAAACTGCCCCAGCATAAACCCGCGCTGATTCATTTGGCTGATGCGCTGCAAAAACGGGACGAAGGGGATTTCCACGCGGCGGGGAACAGTTTTCAGACGGCCTTGGAAGCCGAACCCGACAACCCCCGCCTGCTGCTCGAAGCGGGGCGGTTTTATGCCGAAGACAACCAAAACAAAGAGTCCGCCGCCGCGTTTGAGAAAGTTCTGAAAACGGATATTCCTGCTGAAACCCGCCCCATCGTGGAAAACTATCTGTCCGAACTGGGCAAACGCCGCCGCTGGCACGGCCAAATCAGCCTCGGCTACGGCTACAATAGCAATGTAAACCAAGGCAACGGCATCAACCAATGCGTGTGGGAAATCTCAGGCATGTGCCTGATGGAGCGCACCCTGCCCGCGCCAACGGATTCGACCTTCTCATCCTATAGCGCGACCGCCGAAAAAACCATCCCGCTCAAAGGGCATCACGGTGTACTGGTGCGCGGTGTACTGTACGGCAACCGCTACACGGAAAAAGACAAAGATTCGACAGCCATGCCGGATTACAGCTATCACAACAGTTCGCTGTACGCGGGATATGCCTATGCCGACACACGCTCCTCCTTTTCCCTGCTGCCCTATTTCGAATACGACTTCCGCAACCGCCACACCCACTACCGCGCATGGGGTGTGGATGCCGACTGGTCGCGCACACTCTCCCCGCGCTGGCGTGTCAATGCCCGTGCCGGAGCGAAAAAGACCGGATACAGCGGACAAAGCAAAGATTATTTTGCCGACTACAAACAATACGAACTGGGCGCGGGGACAGAATTTTCTCTCACATCGAAAAGCGGCCTGTTCGCCAACTTTGATGCAACACGCAAAGCCTATCCCGAAAAATCTTCTTCCAGCAAGGAATATACAACACGGCTGGGAGCGTATAGTTTTTTTTCAAGCGGTACTTACCTCAACGCCATCCTGCTTCACCGCCGCAGTCTTTATGATGCGGCAAGTTTTGTCAGCGACAACAAACGGCGGCGCGACAATCAATACATAATGATAGCCGCTGTGGGCTTTCCGCAGTGGAACCTTAAAGGCGTGTATCCTGAATTTCGTTTCAGACGCTCAATCTCCCATAGCAATACAGCACATTACCGCTACCGTCAGAATGAATGGTTACTAAATTTTAAATATCGATTTTAA
- a CDS encoding glycogen/starch/alpha-glucan phosphorylase, with amino-acid sequence MAKKKLPISGYDYVMPKPDAETIRKSIVYKLIFILGVDPKEATSHQWLNAAMLAARDLIAEDFLKTRRAHIDNSKRMVYYLSMEFLLGRSFVNALINEGVYAEFEEAFKQLGKEFADVCEQEEDPGLGNGGLGRLAACFLDSLATLRIPAMGYGIRYQYGMFKQEIVDGQQVEKPDLWLDQDLAWQFARPNKQYSVRFGGQVLNLGDKKEWQPSEEISAWAYDEIIPGYGGECANPLRLWTAHAGNLFDLADFNRGDYASAVRAQNSDENISRVLYPNDSTDSGRELRLKQEYFLVSASVQDIVARHKCRFPSIRTLADEVAIHLNDTHPVLAIPELMRILIDEEGIAWTEAWNMCCKIFSYTNHTLMSEALETWQVDLMGRLLPRHLDIIFEINAYFLNALRAIGNFDDDFVRRVSIIDETHGRRVRMAWLAVIGSHKVNGVAKIHSDLMTTSIFADFAKIFPERFTNVTNGVTPRRWINIANPGLTKFLDKHLGDEDWRLHLDNLTKLNDKVDDASVQAEFGEVKKAAKERLAKYIETELGIKVNTDALFDIQIKRIHEYKRQALNVMHIVDRYNKILENPDFDWQPRVFIFAGKAASAYYMAKKIIRLINDVAKVINNDPRIRDLIKVVYIPNYSVSLAQIIIPAADLHEQISLAGTEASGTSNMKFALNGAICMGTLDGANVEILEKVGADNCYIFGNTVEQVEEIRRNGYDPLSYIERDSDLRRVVNQISQGTFSPEEPNRYNDVLQPYGDFYQLMADFRSYIDTQYKADEHYRNVSAWRKSALINIANMGFFSSDRSIADYCRDIWYIKPLSEKELPSRN; translated from the coding sequence ATGGCTAAGAAAAAACTCCCCATCTCCGGTTACGATTATGTAATGCCTAAACCGGACGCCGAAACCATCCGTAAATCCATCGTTTACAAGCTGATTTTCATCTTGGGCGTAGATCCGAAGGAGGCAACTTCACACCAATGGCTCAACGCCGCCATGCTTGCCGCGCGTGACCTGATTGCGGAAGATTTCCTCAAAACACGCCGCGCCCACATCGACAACAGCAAACGCATGGTTTATTACCTGTCTATGGAATTCCTGCTCGGCCGTTCGTTTGTCAACGCGCTGATTAACGAAGGCGTTTACGCCGAATTTGAAGAAGCCTTCAAGCAACTGGGCAAAGAATTTGCCGATGTCTGCGAACAAGAAGAAGATCCAGGTTTAGGTAACGGCGGTTTGGGCCGTCTTGCCGCCTGCTTCCTCGACTCTTTGGCAACCCTGCGCATTCCGGCCATGGGCTACGGCATCCGTTACCAATACGGTATGTTCAAACAAGAAATCGTGGATGGACAACAAGTTGAAAAACCCGATTTGTGGCTCGACCAAGATTTGGCATGGCAATTTGCCCGTCCGAACAAACAATATTCCGTCCGTTTCGGCGGTCAAGTATTGAACTTGGGCGACAAAAAAGAATGGCAGCCGAGCGAAGAAATTTCCGCTTGGGCATACGATGAAATCATTCCGGGCTATGGCGGCGAATGTGCCAACCCATTGCGCTTGTGGACCGCACACGCAGGCAACCTGTTTGACCTTGCCGACTTCAACCGAGGCGACTATGCCTCTGCCGTTCGCGCACAAAACAGCGATGAAAACATCTCACGCGTCCTGTATCCGAACGACTCTACCGATTCCGGCCGCGAATTGCGCCTGAAGCAAGAATACTTCTTGGTTTCCGCTTCCGTTCAAGACATCGTTGCACGTCACAAATGCCGTTTCCCAAGCATCCGCACTTTGGCGGACGAAGTCGCCATCCATTTGAACGACACCCATCCGGTGCTCGCTATTCCAGAATTGATGCGCATCCTGATTGATGAAGAGGGCATCGCATGGACTGAAGCATGGAATATGTGCTGTAAGATTTTCTCTTACACCAACCACACATTGATGAGCGAAGCCTTGGAAACTTGGCAGGTTGACCTGATGGGCCGTCTGCTGCCGCGCCACTTGGACATCATCTTTGAAATTAACGCTTACTTCCTCAATGCCTTACGCGCCATCGGCAACTTCGACGACGACTTTGTCCGCCGCGTATCCATCATTGACGAAACCCACGGCCGTCGCGTCCGCATGGCATGGCTTGCCGTGATCGGTTCGCACAAAGTCAACGGCGTGGCAAAAATCCACTCCGATTTGATGACCACATCCATCTTTGCCGACTTTGCCAAAATATTCCCAGAACGCTTTACCAACGTAACCAACGGCGTAACCCCGCGCCGCTGGATCAACATCGCCAACCCGGGCCTGACCAAATTCTTGGACAAACATCTAGGCGACGAAGACTGGCGTCTGCATTTGGACAACCTGACCAAGCTCAACGACAAAGTGGACGATGCCTCCGTACAGGCAGAATTCGGTGAAGTGAAAAAAGCCGCCAAAGAGCGCCTTGCCAAATACATCGAAACCGAGCTGGGCATCAAAGTTAACACCGATGCACTTTTCGACATCCAAATCAAACGTATCCACGAGTACAAACGTCAAGCATTGAACGTGATGCACATCGTTGACCGCTACAACAAAATCTTGGAAAACCCAGATTTCGATTGGCAGCCGCGCGTGTTTATCTTTGCCGGTAAAGCCGCTTCCGCCTATTACATGGCGAAGAAAATCATCCGACTGATTAACGACGTTGCCAAAGTCATCAACAACGACCCCCGTATCCGTGACCTGATTAAAGTCGTTTACATCCCGAATTACAGCGTCAGCCTTGCCCAAATCATCATCCCGGCCGCCGATTTGCACGAACAAATCTCACTGGCAGGTACAGAGGCATCCGGTACCAGTAACATGAAATTTGCCCTCAACGGCGCAATCTGTATGGGCACACTGGACGGCGCGAACGTTGAGATTTTGGAAAAAGTCGGCGCGGACAACTGCTATATCTTCGGTAACACCGTAGAACAAGTCGAAGAAATCCGCCGCAACGGTTACGACCCGTTGAGCTATATCGAGCGAGACAGCGACCTGCGCCGCGTCGTCAACCAAATCAGCCAAGGCACTTTCTCTCCGGAAGAGCCAAACCGCTACAACGACGTGTTGCAACCATACGGCGACTTCTATCAACTGATGGCCGATTTCCGCAGCTACATCGACACGCAATACAAAGCGGACGAGCACTACCGCAACGTATCCGCATGGCGCAAATCAGCCTTGATCAACATCGCCAACATGGGCTTCTTCTCATCCGACCGCTCCATCGCCGACTACTGCCGCGATATTTGGTACATCAAACCATTGAGCGAAAAAGAATTGCCCAGCAGAAATTAA
- the glgX gene encoding glycogen debranching protein GlgX produces the protein MTAKSWHIEEGKPYPMGATLTSKGANFTLFSINAEKVELCLFDKDKETRLEMPSRRGSVFYGFVPDVKAGQRYGFRVYGRENAEYGSCFNPNKLLIDPYSKKIDGKPSYRTAEEMAWFRPEDERDNAAVAPKSVVIGRSRFNWAKDCRPEIPWGKTVIYEAHVKGFTKQFPDLKYAGTYKALCDKRVLAYLQELGVTTVELLPIHYHLDEYHLQQMGLSNYWGYNTYSHFAVEPSYADNPERAAAEFKQAVKALHQAGLEVILDVVYNHTAEQDDKGPMLCQRGIDNTLWYWHTPYGNYENWSGCGNTLNIVRRDVTRWAADSLRYWAEEFHVDGFRFDLGTVLGREPDFQSYGRFFQVLYQDPVLAGLKLIVEAWDIGEGGYHLGNFPQPFAEWNGRFRDDMRAFWSWESGNLGAFAERLAGSSDIFNHSGRHPSASINFITAHDGFTLRDLVSYNEKHNEANGENNRDGHNENISYNHGVEGETDDEEVLLNREYTSKALLASLFLSNGTPMLLAGDEFGNSQQGNNNSYCQDNPITWLDWQNEPHELQNYTQELIRVRSRIKLLTDDCWWEKERVQWLNADGSPMTEYCWHNRGSKAIQIVLDDEWLLLVNAKRSRQLFNLPQGNWEISCVPSEKLNYEESGKCVVEHMGIWILHKTN, from the coding sequence ATGACTGCCAAATCATGGCATATCGAGGAAGGCAAGCCTTATCCCATGGGTGCGACCCTGACAAGCAAGGGCGCGAATTTCACCTTGTTTTCCATCAATGCCGAAAAGGTCGAATTGTGTCTGTTTGATAAGGATAAAGAAACCCGTTTGGAGATGCCTTCGCGGCGCGGTTCGGTATTTTACGGATTTGTGCCGGATGTTAAGGCAGGGCAGCGATACGGTTTCCGCGTGTATGGACGTGAAAACGCAGAATACGGCTCATGTTTCAATCCCAACAAATTACTGATTGATCCGTATTCCAAAAAAATTGACGGCAAACCAAGCTACCGTACCGCCGAAGAAATGGCATGGTTCAGACCGGAAGATGAACGCGACAATGCCGCCGTTGCGCCGAAAAGCGTCGTGATCGGACGCAGCCGATTCAATTGGGCCAAAGATTGCCGTCCGGAAATACCGTGGGGCAAAACCGTTATTTATGAAGCCCATGTCAAAGGGTTTACCAAGCAATTCCCCGATTTGAAATATGCAGGCACTTATAAGGCCTTGTGCGATAAACGGGTTTTGGCCTATTTGCAAGAGTTGGGGGTAACAACGGTCGAGCTGCTGCCGATTCATTATCATCTGGACGAATACCATCTTCAGCAGATGGGCTTGAGCAATTATTGGGGCTACAACACTTATTCTCATTTTGCCGTCGAGCCGTCTTATGCCGACAATCCCGAGCGTGCGGCGGCGGAGTTTAAACAAGCGGTCAAAGCCCTGCATCAGGCAGGTTTGGAAGTGATTTTGGATGTCGTGTACAACCACACGGCAGAACAGGATGACAAAGGCCCGATGCTGTGTCAGCGCGGTATCGACAACACCTTATGGTATTGGCACACCCCTTACGGCAATTATGAAAACTGGTCGGGTTGCGGCAATACGCTCAATATTGTCCGGCGCGACGTTACCCGTTGGGCGGCAGACAGCCTGCGCTATTGGGCTGAAGAGTTTCATGTTGACGGCTTCCGTTTCGATTTGGGAACCGTATTGGGACGCGAACCCGATTTCCAATCGTACGGCCGTTTTTTTCAAGTCCTGTATCAAGACCCGGTTTTGGCCGGTTTGAAACTGATTGTCGAAGCATGGGACATCGGCGAGGGCGGTTATCACTTGGGCAATTTCCCTCAACCTTTTGCCGAATGGAACGGTCGTTTCCGCGATGATATGCGCGCGTTTTGGTCATGGGAAAGCGGCAATTTGGGTGCATTTGCCGAACGTTTGGCCGGGTCGTCCGATATTTTCAACCACAGCGGCCGCCACCCGTCTGCCAGTATCAACTTCATCACTGCACACGACGGCTTCACTCTGCGCGATTTGGTCAGCTACAACGAGAAACACAACGAAGCCAACGGCGAAAACAACCGCGACGGGCATAATGAAAACATCAGCTACAACCACGGCGTAGAAGGCGAAACCGATGATGAAGAAGTTTTGCTCAACCGCGAATACACCTCCAAAGCGCTGCTTGCCTCCTTATTTTTATCCAACGGTACGCCCATGCTTTTAGCCGGCGATGAGTTCGGCAACAGTCAGCAAGGCAACAACAACAGCTACTGCCAAGATAATCCGATTACATGGTTGGATTGGCAAAATGAGCCTCATGAGTTGCAAAATTACACTCAAGAGCTGATACGCGTACGCAGCCGAATCAAGCTGCTGACAGATGATTGCTGGTGGGAAAAAGAGCGTGTGCAATGGCTCAATGCCGACGGCAGCCCAATGACGGAATATTGTTGGCACAATAGGGGCAGCAAGGCGATTCAGATTGTTTTGGACGACGAATGGCTGTTGTTGGTAAATGCCAAACGTAGTCGTCAGTTATTTAATCTGCCTCAAGGTAATTGGGAAATTTCTTGCGTACCATCAGAGAAATTAAATTACGAAGAATCAGGAAAATGTGTTGTTGAGCATATGGGGATTTGGATTTTACATAAAACAAATTAA